The nucleotide window TATCACCGCTCCTCGCATTAAGGATATTTACCATAACCCTTTCGAGGGCTTTGTCTAACCGCTTAAAGCTGAGCTCATGTCGGCTCGCGCACTTCCTGCACAAGGTCCAGTCCGGGGGTAGGTGAACAACCCTCCCACACTTCGAGCACTTCTTCCAGAACCCATTTACGAAACGCCATTTCACGCCTACGTTACCCGCCCTGTCAATCGTGATGAGAGCGTAATTCCCCATGTTCCTGCCATCCCTACCTAGGCGATCCAGCCTCGCGACATTCACAAACAGTGTGCCTCCCCTCTTCACCTCCAGACCGCCCAAAGCGTGGCAGTGCCCGAAGATGTGAAGGACCGGCTTGTAGTAGGAGATCAAGTAGTTCACCTCTGGTAGCCCCGTGTATGACCCGTGCGCAGTGATTGCTTCAAGCTTTCTACCTCTATCCAGTATGCTGAAAGGTGGGTAGTGGGTTACCAAAACAATAGGTCTTTTCATGTTGCGCCGGATAGGCTCCAGGGACGACGCGTGACCAACGAGCGTCACACCGTTCAGCTCCACCGGTCCTATGCTCTCCAAATCCGCTACAAGAGGATCCTCGCGAAGGACTCCTGTCGGTGCGTTCACGTCCCAGTTACCTTTCACGTAGAAAACCGGCTTACCCAGCTTCGAGATCTCGGCCATTACTTGGTGAAATACATTAACATCTTGTGGATCTCCTACGTCCCCGGCGATGACCACCGCGTCTACCGCTTGAAGCTCTGCAGCATCAACACTGGCGATGAACTCCCTCACGGCGTTCAATTTCCCGTGCAAGTCCGATAGACATAGCAGCTGCGTACTCTCTTTCATCACATCATTACCTCGGCCCCTGATACTACGTAACCCCCTCAACAGAAGATCTATAAAAAGTTGCACGGTGAAAGCTTCCTCTAGAGTCAAGGCATCGGCTCCGTGCAAGACCCGGCTTAACGCGGGACTGCTACAACCGGTCAAACCATCGGTGAGCCAGTAAGTGGAGCCCCGGCCGGGCTTCGAACCCGGGTCCTCCGTGCGGGAGAAACCGCCCTCCGGCTTTCCCGGCTTTCGGTAAGCTCGGCTGCCCGACGACGCTTACGAGGCCGGCGCTCGTACCAGGCTGAGCTACCGGGGCTATGGAGAGGTTAAAGCCCCTCCCTTAATACCTTTACTCTCCCCTACGGATAGGCCCGCCGCAGTGTACGCGGGAATGGGACTGCGTCCACGATGTGGTCCAGTCCAGCAATCCACATGACTAATCTATCTATGCCCAATCCGAAGCCGGCATGGGGAACGGACCCGTACCTGCGCAGATCAAGGTACCATTCGTAATCCTCCGGTCGCAGCCCGAACTCTTCCATCTTCGCCAGGAGCTCCTCAAGCTTATCGATCCTTTCGCCCCCACCTATGATCTCACCGTAGCCCTCGGGAGCCAGCAAGTCGGCTGAAAGGGTCACCTCTGGCCGTTTAGGATCGCTCTTGTGGTAAAAGGCTTTCGCTTTGACTGGGAAGCGGTGTACGAAGACCGGTTTATCGAATTCCTCCACGATCGCTCGCTCCTCGTCAGCACCGAAATCATCCCCCCACTGCAGCTTGAACCCCTTTCCTCTAAGCAACTCTAATGCTTCGTCGTAGCTAATCTTGTAGAAGGGGGGTTCGCAAAGCTCCAGCTTTTTCACGTCTCTTCCCAGTAGCTTCAGCTCTTCTTGGTTCTGCTCCAGAACCCTCTCTACAGCGTGCCAAACTAGCTCCTCCTCTACGCGCATGATATCATCGAGACCAGCCCAAGCTTCCTCAGCTTCGCAGTGCCAGAACTCGGTCAGGTGCCTTCTCGTCCGCGACTTCTCAGCTCTGAAGGACGGCGCAATAGTGTATACTTTCTCGAGGCTGAAGATCAGGGCTTCCAGGTAGAACTGGGAGGATTGTGTCAGGTACACGGTACTATCATCAACATACTTCACAGGGAACAGCGTCGCACCGCCCTCCACAGCCGCTGTGATGAACATGGGGGCTTGAACCTCATAGTAACCGTGCGATCTGAAGTACTCATGAAGAGCCCCGAAGACCGTATGCCTGATCTTCAGTATGGCCTGCATCCTCCTGCTGCGTACCCAGAGGTGACGAACGTCCAGCAGGAATTCGCGAGAGTAGTCCTTCGATATCGGGAAGTTCCTGGAGTGCCCAATAATCTCGAGATGATTCCCAGCTATCTCTTTACCACCGGGCGCTCGCGGATCGCTCTTAACGAACCCTGACACTATGACGGAGGATTCCACGTCCGCTTCTCTGGCCAGCGAGGCCTTTTCACCACTAAAAACCACTTGGATGATTCCCGTGGAATCGCGCACCACTAAGAACACTTTCTCGCCGAGATCCCTGTGCCTGTATACCCACCCTCTAACCGTCACCTCCTCTCCATCACCAGACCGCAACGCATCAGCGATCCCAACTACACGCCGTTCAGCCAAAGCCTCCCACCATCGTTAAGTCGCTGACTACCTCCTTAAAAATCAGGCCCCCGGGTTAGCGTCAGGCTTTTCAGCCCACACCTGCGGGTGAACTCATGAACGGACGCGTTTCAATGCTGTTGTCAATTGTGCTACTCGTGGCCTTCTCCTACTTATCATCCCACTACCCTCAACACCTTGGAACTTTCCTGATAGCTTACTTCCTCGTAGCCTTAACAATAACCCTATTCATGGGCGGCCGTGCAGCATCAGCCATGATACGCGACCTCGAGTACATCAAGAAGGGTAAAGCACTCCTCTCCGTCGGAAAGGAGGAAGTTATCAAGCTTAAGAGTAAGGATAAAGTGTTGAATGATGAAATGAAAAAGCAAACTTCACTAGTAATCCCGCAGTTTGCAATATTTTTCATATTGTTTACTATTTTACTTATTCCAAATATAAGAGACTCTGTCATACTTTTCTTTAATAATTTATTGTCCTCTTACACTTCGGATAGTAACCTTATTAATTTCATATCTTTTTTAATATTTTATGGAATTTTTACATTAATTTTTCAAGTAAGCTCAATATATTCCAGGAAAGGGATGGATAGGCTAGGAGGAAGATTGGAAGTCCCCCTCTTCTACGTAATCACTGAACGTGGGTTGATATTGGAGGAAAGAATACCTTTGAAGGCTCCATTAAACATCCTAGATCTGAGAGTTGATACTAGGCGCCGCTTTGTAGAGTTTAGAGTGAAGTCTTCCTTGGGCGGGGTGAATAGATATAGGCTTTACTATGAAGAACCCCGAGTTCTTGAAACCTACTTGAGGCGCTTAACCGAACAGCGCAGCTAAGCCCTCAGCGACCTCTTCCTCCAACTCCTTCTTCTCCTCCTCCTTTCTACTCTCCTTTACCTCTGCCGATTCGGCCGCAGGAGTTGTTGCCGCCTG belongs to Thermofilaceae archaeon and includes:
- a CDS encoding metallophosphoesterase family protein produces the protein MKESTQLLCLSDLHGKLNAVREFIASVDAAELQAVDAVVIAGDVGDPQDVNVFHQVMAEISKLGKPVFYVKGNWDVNAPTGVLREDPLVADLESIGPVELNGVTLVGHASSLEPIRRNMKRPIVLVTHYPPFSILDRGRKLEAITAHGSYTGLPEVNYLISYYKPVLHIFGHCHALGGLEVKRGGTLFVNVARLDRLGRDGRNMGNYALITIDRAGNVGVKWRFVNGFWKKCSKCGRVVHLPPDWTLCRKCASRHELSFKRLDKALERVMVNILNARSGDKIVKEEFYIPISTLRDDEAFEDMIGYLVVRKLKELFSRDGYKILTLSKDKVVEYYSNDAGEKTSFSEFLFSCSEEKMGRRICALMKLYRRDKRAKVIWKIKQEGKTVIEEEILLAKADVLHDRDLLKSLEDIGFSLLVYSLEKLGSQ
- the asnS gene encoding asparagine--tRNA ligase — protein: MAERRVVGIADALRSGDGEEVTVRGWVYRHRDLGEKVFLVVRDSTGIIQVVFSGEKASLAREADVESSVIVSGFVKSDPRAPGGKEIAGNHLEIIGHSRNFPISKDYSREFLLDVRHLWVRSRRMQAILKIRHTVFGALHEYFRSHGYYEVQAPMFITAAVEGGATLFPVKYVDDSTVYLTQSSQFYLEALIFSLEKVYTIAPSFRAEKSRTRRHLTEFWHCEAEEAWAGLDDIMRVEEELVWHAVERVLEQNQEELKLLGRDVKKLELCEPPFYKISYDEALELLRGKGFKLQWGDDFGADEERAIVEEFDKPVFVHRFPVKAKAFYHKSDPKRPEVTLSADLLAPEGYGEIIGGGERIDKLEELLAKMEEFGLRPEDYEWYLDLRRYGSVPHAGFGLGIDRLVMWIAGLDHIVDAVPFPRTLRRAYP
- a CDS encoding DUF2208 family protein, coding for MNGRVSMLLSIVLLVAFSYLSSHYPQHLGTFLIAYFLVALTITLFMGGRAASAMIRDLEYIKKGKALLSVGKEEVIKLKSKDKVLNDEMKKQTSLVIPQFAIFFILFTILLIPNIRDSVILFFNNLLSSYTSDSNLINFISFLIFYGIFTLIFQVSSIYSRKGMDRLGGRLEVPLFYVITERGLILEERIPLKAPLNILDLRVDTRRRFVEFRVKSSLGGVNRYRLYYEEPRVLETYLRRLTEQRS